In Myxococcales bacterium, one genomic interval encodes:
- a CDS encoding ATP-dependent Clp protease ATP-binding subunit, whose product MTSRAAPELVEIRKAAEELAKGRGERFSTAHVLAALSARPGDVSQLLADRRLDGDTLLRAARVATDGSPDALLRAVTRAQDFAQRAVQRAPLARGEKDSRAPNALHLLFALCQDTTSAAYRAMVQCGTDVSKVRSAALQLATGASLPRRPSAPPPPASPPSPTTQLQRAPAPLTRTAAPTRPAPRLSSEPPASAGPTALPGEARPVVGTRAPRRGEPKRTALPAHELDPKQFPLLTSLGRDLTKLAREGALDPVVGRDEEVERTLDVLAKRTANNPCLIGQAGVGKTSVVRGLAQRIAAGEGVASLDDRLVIEIELPQLLAGTGVRGSLAERLGQLRAEVKRAQGKVVVFFDEVHTLFGPDAGDEAQAELKLALARGELPCIGATTTEEYRRFIESDPALARRFTPVEVVELGPEEAFLAIEQVAPLYEAHHAAKYQPEALARAVTWSVRYLPGRALPDKAISILDLAGARARRRGGHEITPEGVAEVVAELSGVPEERLLETDGDRLLRFEQLLAERIVGHSSALAKVATVLRRNASGFRSKRPVGTFLLLGPTGVGKTETAKAVAECLFFSESAMTRIDMSEYAEAHAIARLVGAPPGYVGHDSGGQLTEAVRRRPYQVILLDEIEKAHRDVLEGFLQVFDEGRLTDGRGRTVDFTNTVLLLTSNIGAHVSDDETRERGRIGFGKRGSTPRDATRYEEAMAEAARAALPPELYNRLDEVLAFAPLERADVAEVARRMLRGLSGDLERQRGVSLTITEDAIEVLLDAGGFDRALGARPMRRTLGRLVEAPVAEMLLRGELTRGDAAQIGVERDRIVILRAPRGRAPRDAPLSISL is encoded by the coding sequence ATGACCAGTCGTGCCGCACCCGAGCTCGTTGAAATCCGCAAGGCCGCCGAGGAGCTCGCGAAGGGGCGAGGCGAGCGCTTCTCGACCGCGCACGTGCTCGCGGCGCTCTCGGCCAGGCCGGGGGACGTATCGCAGCTCCTGGCCGACAGGCGGCTCGACGGCGACACGCTGCTGCGGGCCGCGCGCGTCGCGACCGACGGCTCGCCCGACGCGCTCCTCCGCGCCGTGACCCGCGCGCAAGACTTCGCGCAGCGGGCGGTCCAGCGCGCTCCGCTCGCGCGCGGCGAGAAAGACAGCCGGGCGCCGAACGCGCTGCACCTCCTGTTCGCGCTCTGCCAAGACACCACGTCGGCCGCGTACCGCGCGATGGTCCAGTGCGGCACCGACGTCTCGAAGGTGCGCTCCGCGGCGCTCCAGCTCGCGACGGGCGCGAGCCTGCCCCGGAGGCCTTCTGCGCCGCCGCCGCCCGCCAGCCCCCCCAGCCCAACGACCCAGCTCCAGCGTGCTCCAGCGCCGCTCACGAGGACCGCGGCCCCCACCCGCCCGGCGCCGCGCCTCTCGTCGGAGCCCCCGGCCTCGGCCGGCCCCACCGCGCTGCCAGGAGAGGCCCGGCCCGTCGTGGGGACGCGGGCGCCCCGCCGCGGCGAGCCGAAGCGCACAGCGCTGCCCGCGCACGAGCTGGATCCAAAGCAGTTTCCGCTACTTACGTCCCTTGGTCGGGACCTCACCAAGCTGGCCCGCGAGGGCGCCTTGGACCCGGTCGTCGGGCGCGACGAGGAGGTCGAGCGTACGCTCGACGTGCTCGCGAAGCGCACCGCCAACAACCCCTGCCTCATCGGCCAGGCGGGCGTCGGCAAGACCAGCGTCGTGCGCGGGCTGGCCCAGCGCATCGCCGCGGGCGAGGGTGTGGCGTCGCTCGATGACCGGCTGGTCATCGAAATCGAGCTCCCGCAGCTCTTGGCCGGCACGGGCGTGCGCGGCTCGCTCGCCGAGCGCCTCGGGCAGCTCCGCGCCGAGGTGAAGCGCGCGCAGGGCAAGGTCGTGGTGTTTTTCGACGAGGTGCACACGCTGTTCGGGCCCGACGCCGGCGACGAGGCCCAGGCCGAGCTCAAGCTCGCGCTCGCGCGGGGGGAGCTGCCGTGCATTGGCGCGACCACGACCGAGGAGTACCGCCGGTTCATCGAGTCGGATCCGGCGCTCGCGCGGAGATTCACCCCGGTCGAGGTCGTCGAGCTCGGCCCGGAGGAGGCGTTCCTCGCGATCGAGCAGGTCGCGCCGCTCTACGAGGCGCACCACGCGGCGAAGTACCAGCCGGAGGCGCTCGCGCGGGCGGTGACCTGGAGCGTGCGCTACCTGCCGGGCCGCGCGCTCCCGGACAAGGCCATCTCCATCCTCGACCTGGCGGGCGCGCGCGCGCGCCGGCGCGGCGGCCACGAGATCACGCCGGAGGGCGTCGCCGAGGTGGTGGCGGAGCTGTCGGGCGTGCCCGAGGAGCGCCTGCTCGAGACCGACGGCGACCGGCTGCTCCGCTTCGAGCAGCTGCTCGCCGAGCGGATCGTGGGGCACTCGTCGGCCCTCGCGAAGGTCGCCACGGTGCTCCGCCGCAACGCCTCCGGGTTTCGCTCGAAGCGCCCGGTGGGCACCTTCCTCCTGCTCGGGCCGACCGGCGTGGGCAAGACCGAGACGGCGAAGGCGGTCGCGGAGTGCCTGTTCTTCAGCGAGAGCGCGATGACCCGCATCGACATGAGCGAGTACGCGGAGGCGCACGCCATCGCCCGGCTCGTCGGCGCCCCGCCCGGGTACGTGGGCCACGACTCCGGGGGCCAGCTCACCGAGGCGGTTCGCCGCAGGCCCTACCAGGTGATCTTGCTCGACGAGATCGAGAAGGCCCACCGCGACGTGCTCGAGGGCTTCCTCCAGGTGTTCGACGAGGGGCGCCTAACGGACGGGCGCGGGCGCACGGTCGATTTCACCAACACGGTGCTCCTCCTCACCTCGAACATCGGCGCGCACGTCTCCGACGACGAGACCCGCGAGCGCGGCCGGATCGGCTTCGGCAAGCGCGGCTCGACCCCACGGGACGCCACACGCTACGAAGAGGCGATGGCCGAGGCCGCGCGCGCGGCGCTGCCGCCAGAGCTCTACAACCGCCTCGACGAGGTGCTCGCGTTCGCGCCCCTCGAGCGCGCCGACGTGGCCGAGGTCGCGCGGCGCATGCTTCGGGGCCTCTCGGGCGACCTCGAGCGGCAGCGCGGGGTGTCGCTCACGATCACCGAGGACGCGATCGAGGTGCTCCTCGACGCGGGCGGCTTCGACCGTGCGCTCGGCGCGAGGCCCATGCGGCGTACCCTCGGACGCCTCGTCGAGGCGCCCGTGGCCGAGATGCTCCTCCGCGGCGAGCTCACGCGGGGCGACGCGGCCCAGATCGGCGTCGAGCGCGACCGCATCGTCATTCTGCGCGCGCCGCGAGGCCGCGCCCCGCGTGACGCGCCGCTCTCGATCTCCCTGTAG
- a CDS encoding helix-turn-helix transcriptional regulator, whose translation MSRVADPTARISLLRAAEEVFAKKGLESAKVEEIARLAGVSKGAFYLHFSGKEEAFLQVVEAFLARCGSLLRSPSAELLDSKQGQDIAECGVDENVELFEFLWQNRAILAILHTCKGDYAYLFEAFHRDLLSNAKGWVELFMRRGLYRADLDPQLVATLIVGAHGELAKAMLASERKPPLRDWLLATHRVFALGLTADHKASTIPRAPSSRVTLPTSESSHRAAGAARRVARPRRPSS comes from the coding sequence ATGTCTCGCGTCGCCGATCCCACCGCCCGCATCTCGCTGCTCCGCGCCGCCGAGGAGGTCTTCGCCAAGAAGGGCCTCGAGTCCGCGAAGGTCGAAGAGATCGCGCGCCTCGCGGGCGTCTCGAAGGGGGCGTTCTATCTGCACTTCTCCGGGAAGGAGGAGGCGTTCCTCCAGGTGGTGGAGGCGTTCCTCGCGCGGTGCGGCAGCCTGCTGCGCAGCCCTTCGGCTGAGCTGCTCGACAGCAAGCAGGGCCAAGACATCGCGGAGTGTGGCGTCGACGAGAACGTCGAGCTCTTCGAGTTCTTGTGGCAAAATCGCGCGATTTTGGCCATTTTGCACACCTGCAAGGGCGACTACGCCTACCTCTTCGAGGCGTTCCACCGCGATCTCCTCAGCAACGCGAAGGGCTGGGTCGAGCTCTTCATGCGCCGCGGCCTCTACCGGGCCGACCTCGACCCCCAGCTCGTCGCGACGTTGATCGTGGGCGCGCACGGGGAGCTCGCCAAGGCCATGCTCGCGAGCGAGCGCAAGCCTCCGCTGCGCGACTGGCTCCTCGCCACGCACCGCGTGTTCGCGCTCGGCCTCACCGCCGATCACAAAGCGAGCACGATCCCGAGGGCCCCCTCTTCCCGGGTGACCCTGCCGACCTCAGAGTCCAGCCACCGCGCGGCCGGCGCGGCGCGGCGCGTCGCTCGGCCGAGGCGCCCGTCGAGCTGA
- a CDS encoding efflux RND transporter periplasmic adaptor subunit, whose translation MHTGSPQLEPGHSYPTTSSEAPAPSKGGGGGGRVVLIVGLVAGLGLAGIMGLRVTQALQKRKDTSEERTVAAAALAKRPPVSVVSPTPMRWKPRVELTGTLKPWREAEIGFETPGRLVKLNVATGDTVKAGALLAVLDASRAGAQVNQAVAQTKAAEANLAIAEDNLRRTDALIATKSIPEAQAEQARQQVALARAQLEGARATTNLAQQGAGMHSIVAPFAGVVTRAPTAIGSVVNPGVPLIRLEDVTRFRLSATLSEQDVGIVRLGSPVTIAYQGHKVVGKVIALVPSLDQATRRAPVEIEVPTDASAKLLGYGFVRAQIDGTEEVAALRVPAAARRVGSQNEVVRVVGGKAQRVRVVQSVDTDGSWIVTGGLAPTDQLVLSPSDDLHEGDPVEIAAPSPDKK comes from the coding sequence ATGCATACAGGCAGCCCCCAGTTGGAGCCCGGACACTCTTACCCCACCACCTCGTCGGAGGCGCCCGCGCCCTCCAAGGGGGGGGGCGGCGGCGGCCGCGTCGTGCTCATCGTCGGTCTGGTGGCGGGGCTCGGCCTCGCGGGGATCATGGGCCTCCGCGTGACCCAGGCCCTCCAGAAGCGGAAGGACACCTCGGAGGAGCGCACCGTCGCGGCCGCCGCGCTGGCCAAGCGCCCGCCCGTCTCTGTCGTGTCGCCCACCCCCATGCGCTGGAAGCCGCGGGTCGAGCTCACGGGCACGCTCAAGCCCTGGCGAGAGGCCGAGATCGGCTTCGAGACCCCGGGGCGTTTGGTGAAGCTCAACGTCGCCACCGGCGACACGGTGAAGGCCGGCGCGCTGCTCGCGGTGCTCGACGCCTCGCGCGCCGGCGCCCAGGTGAACCAGGCCGTGGCGCAGACCAAGGCCGCCGAGGCGAACCTCGCCATCGCCGAAGACAACCTCCGCCGCACCGACGCGCTCATCGCCACCAAGTCGATCCCCGAGGCCCAGGCCGAGCAGGCGCGGCAGCAGGTCGCGCTCGCGCGGGCCCAGCTCGAGGGCGCGCGCGCGACGACGAACCTCGCGCAGCAGGGCGCCGGCATGCACTCCATCGTCGCCCCCTTCGCCGGCGTCGTCACCCGGGCCCCGACGGCGATCGGCAGCGTGGTGAACCCGGGCGTCCCGCTGATTCGCCTCGAGGACGTGACGCGCTTTCGCCTGAGCGCCACGCTGAGCGAGCAAGACGTGGGCATCGTCCGCCTCGGCTCCCCCGTCACGATCGCCTACCAAGGCCACAAGGTCGTGGGGAAGGTCATCGCGCTCGTGCCCTCGCTCGACCAGGCCACGCGCCGCGCGCCCGTCGAGATCGAGGTCCCCACCGACGCGAGCGCGAAGCTGCTCGGCTATGGCTTCGTGCGCGCGCAGATCGACGGCACAGAAGAAGTGGCCGCCTTGCGCGTGCCGGCCGCGGCGCGGCGGGTCGGCTCGCAGAACGAGGTCGTGCGCGTCGTCGGCGGGAAGGCGCAGCGCGTGCGGGTGGTCCAGTCGGTGGACACCGACGGCTCGTGGATCGTGACCGGCGGCCTCGCGCCGACCGACCAGCTGGTGCTGAGCCCCTCCGACGACCTGCACGAGGGCGACCCGGTGGAGATCGCCGCGCCCTCGCCCGACAAAAAGTGA